A window of the Zeugodacus cucurbitae isolate PBARC_wt_2022May chromosome 4, idZeuCucr1.2, whole genome shotgun sequence genome harbors these coding sequences:
- the LOC114805320 gene encoding uncharacterized protein LOC114805320, which produces MLCFTFSLCLQYTYAVTMAKFTNVKCATLDKPFADIAYCKLKALSRDEVALSLRVNLFELPVNNVSLNVECFKKYNGYRPFLYNKTVDFCDFLRNKKRVGLFNLVFKFLETYSNINHTCPYNHDIIVDRLILKPQYFGLLPLPAGEYRVKISVGAYNDWKAVFNIFLQVWE; this is translated from the exons ATGCTTTGCTTCACATTTAGCCTTTGCTTGCAGTACACGTACGCTGTTACAATGGCCAAATTTACAAATGTGAAATGTGCGACGCTTGACAAACCCTTCGCTGATATCGCCTATTGCAAACTCAAAGCATTGTCTCGCGATGAAGTCGCACTTTCGTTGCGTGTTAATCTCTTCGAACTGCCAGTGAATAATGTCAGC TTGAATGTGGAATGTTTCAAGAAATATAACGGTTATCGACCGTTCCTGTATAACAAGACGGTGGATTTTTGTGACTTTCTACGAAATAAGAAGCGTGTCGGGTTGTTTAATctagttttcaaatttttagaaaCCTATTCAAACATCAACCACACTTGTCCTTATAAT CATGATATCATCGTTGATCGACTAATTTTAAAACCGCAATATTTTGGCTTATTACCACTTCCAGCGGGGGAATATCGCGTGAAGATTAGCGTTGGTGCTTATAATGATTGGAAAgcagttttcaatatttttttacaagtttggGAATAA